AGAAGGACTAGAAAAAGTTGCCAAGAGAGAAGATAGGGCAACAGGACAAGGAAAAGTTTTTTCATATAGTCACCACAGTAATAAAATTGTCTCAGTTGTAGAACTTTTTTCAGAAACTGACTTTGTTGCAAAAAATGAATTATTTGAAGACTTAGGCAAAAATATTGCATTACAAGCTGCTTCAATGGGAGAAAAGGATATAGAGAATCAAGACTTTATCAAAGACCCAAGCAAAAAGATAATTGATTTAATAAAAGAGGTTATTGCAAAAACTGGTGAAAATATTAAACTGGGTAGAGTAGTAAAGATAGAGCTAGGAAAATAACCTTACTACGAAATAATATAATGGATCAAGCTTCAGTAATTACAAAATTTCAAAAAGTAGTAGATTCTGTTGCACAAGACATTTCAGGTATTAGAACTGGTAGGGCAACACCTTCATTAGTAGAAAATATTATGGTTCCTGCATATGGTGGGACACAAGTTTTAAGAGTTTTGGAAACTGCATCAATTACAGCTCCAGATACTCAGACTTTAGTTATTTCCCCTTGGGATAAATCAATAATTGGAGATATTAGAAAAGGAATATTGGAGGCCAATATTGGAATGAACCCTTCTATTGATGGAGAAGTAATTAGAATTTCATTTCCTCCACTTACAACAGAGGACAGGGAAAAATATGTAAAGTTGTTGTCAGGAAAACTTGAAAATGGCAAAGTCCTAATTAGGTCTGTTAGAGCAGATGAAATGCACGAAATTAAAAAGAGGTTTGAGGCAAAGGAGATAACAGAAGATGACAAGAAAGACGAAGAAACCAAACTGCAAGAACTAACGGATAGTTATGTTTCTAAAATTGAAGAAATGGGTGAGAAAAAGAAACAAGAACTCATGACAATTTAACTAATACGCGAAAGAAATTTCTTGTAGCCCCAATTCTCTCCTGGTTTTGTTTACTTTTTCGCGAGTAGATAGATTTGATCTATCAAAGAAATCGATCGTTTTGGTCAGATCTTTTCTAAGTTTTTTAGCTTCTTTATATAGTGATAATAATACCTTACGATCTTCACTTTGATTTGCTTCAATATTTTTGATTCTACTTTCTAGCTCAGATATTGTCGATAAGATTTGAATTCTAGACATTTTAACTTCAGCAATTAATGAACTTCTCAGATTCTTGTTTTCATTTCCCATCTCAAGTCTCACGATTGTTTTAATAGCTTTTCCGATTTTTGTTATATCTTCGTTAGTTAATGACATGTTTAAATAATACACTGTGTACTTTTCGTGTCAATTCATACATAATATATCAATATGTTTTGGTCAATTTTGGTTTTTTTACTTGTCCTCTCAGTTCTTGTTTTAGTTCATGAATTTGGTCACTACTGGGTAGCTAAAAGAAATGGCGTTTGGGTAGAGGAGTTTGGTTTTGGACTTCCTCCACGTGTGTTTGGTAAAAAAATAGGTGAGACTTTGTATTCCATAAACCTATTTCCATTTGGTGGGTTTGTTAGGCTCCATGGAGAAATGAATGAAGATGGTGTCACTAAACCCAAAAGAGCATTTTTAAATAAATCACTTTGGGTGAAAACTGCAGTAATTATTGCAGGCGTTATAATGAACTTTTTACTTGCAATTGTTTGTTTTGCCATTGTTTATTCATTTTCAGGTATACCTAAAGACATTCAGGAAGTAAAAGTTTTGGATGTTTCCATAAATTCACCAGCCCATATTGCGCAGATTTTAGTTGGAGATGTTATTAAAAAAGTTGATGGTCAAGAAGTTAAGTCAGTGGCGGAATTTATCACAAAGATTGAAGACAAGAAGGGTAAAAAAGTAGTTTTAGAAATTGATCCGTTGGGTGATATAGAATCACGTAAGGTTACAATAACCCCAAGGGCAGAACCACCAGAAGGTGAAGGGCCACTTGGAGTTTCTATAACAAATATAGAAACATACTATCCACCTGTCTGGCAAAGACCATTCTATGGAGCATATTATGGAACACAAGAGGCCGTTTATTGGGGTAAGGCTGTT
This bacterium DNA region includes the following protein-coding sequences:
- a CDS encoding elongation factor Ts: MKIDTTLIKKIREETGAGVMRVKQVLEEVKGDESKAVDILKKEGLEKVAKREDRATGQGKVFSYSHHSNKIVSVVELFSETDFVAKNELFEDLGKNIALQAASMGEKDIENQDFIKDPSKKIIDLIKEVIAKTGENIKLGRVVKIELGK
- a CDS encoding M50 family metallopeptidase produces the protein MFWSILVFLLVLSVLVLVHEFGHYWVAKRNGVWVEEFGFGLPPRVFGKKIGETLYSINLFPFGGFVRLHGEMNEDGVTKPKRAFLNKSLWVKTAVIIAGVIMNFLLAIVCFAIVYSFSGIPKDIQEVKVLDVSINSPAHIAQILVGDVIKKVDGQEVKSVAEFITKIEDKKGKKVVLEIDPLGDIESRKVTITPRAEPPEGEGPLGVSITNIETYYPPVWQRPFYGAYYGTQEAVYWGKAVVVGFVGIFSDLFQGQAPKDVSGPVGVFAITSEVAKTGVLSLINLVGIISVNLAILNIIPFPALDGGRLLFIVIEAVFGKKVAPKVEGVIHSIGMIILLLAILAITIKDIRGLISAGSISGFLNNMIK
- the frr gene encoding ribosome recycling factor, whose product is MDQASVITKFQKVVDSVAQDISGIRTGRATPSLVENIMVPAYGGTQVLRVLETASITAPDTQTLVISPWDKSIIGDIRKGILEANIGMNPSIDGEVIRISFPPLTTEDREKYVKLLSGKLENGKVLIRSVRADEMHEIKKRFEAKEITEDDKKDEETKLQELTDSYVSKIEEMGEKKKQELMTI